The Palleronia sp. THAF1 genome window below encodes:
- a CDS encoding BolA family protein, with product MRVADEIESKLRERFAPAELEVEDQSALHAGHAGAPEGGQSHFAVTIRAKELADMSRIARHRAIHAALGTDLVSRIHALAIDAG from the coding sequence ATGCGCGTGGCTGATGAAATAGAGTCGAAACTGCGGGAGCGTTTTGCGCCTGCCGAACTGGAGGTCGAGGACCAATCTGCCTTGCATGCAGGGCATGCGGGAGCGCCAGAGGGCGGGCAAAGCCATTTCGCGGTGACGATCCGCGCGAAAGAGTTGGCCGATATGTCGCGCATCGCACGGCACCGGGCGATCCATGCTGCATTGGGCACGGACCTCGTGAGCCGAATCCATGCGCTGGCGATCGACGCAGGCTAG
- a CDS encoding DnaJ domain-containing protein gives MAKSDPFGFDMRVSSAKKNNPRGKRGMSGAFETSTRVCEHEGCEEKGVYRAPRSPDHLDEYKWFCKDHVREYNLKWNFFNGQTEEEFDDQIAKDKVWGRDTKPFKSEEQRAWARLGVDDPHQVLGSNATQNPGKSTTGATTRRLPPTERKAIEILEAKDHWNKTEIRKAYKSLIKVLHPDMNGGDRSQEDQLNEVVWAWDQIKDSRNFMK, from the coding sequence ATGGCCAAGAGCGACCCCTTCGGTTTCGACATGCGAGTGTCTTCCGCAAAGAAAAACAATCCCCGCGGTAAGCGCGGCATGTCCGGCGCCTTCGAGACCTCGACCCGCGTGTGCGAGCATGAGGGCTGCGAGGAGAAGGGCGTCTACCGTGCGCCGCGCTCACCCGATCACCTCGATGAGTACAAGTGGTTCTGCAAGGATCACGTGCGCGAGTACAATCTGAAGTGGAACTTCTTCAACGGCCAGACCGAAGAGGAATTCGACGACCAGATCGCCAAGGACAAGGTCTGGGGCCGCGATACGAAGCCCTTCAAATCCGAGGAACAGCGCGCCTGGGCGCGTCTTGGCGTGGACGATCCGCATCAGGTTCTGGGAAGCAACGCCACCCAGAACCCCGGCAAATCCACCACGGGTGCCACCACCCGCCGCCTGCCACCGACAGAGCGCAAGGCGATCGAGATTCTGGAAGCCAAGGATCACTGGAACAAGACAGAAATCCGCAAGGCCTACAAATCGCTGATCAAGGTACTGCACCCCGACATGAACGGCGGCGACCGCAGTCAGGAAGACCAGCTGAACGAGGTCGTCTGGGCCTGGGACCAGATCAAGGACAGCCGTAATTTCATGAAGTGA
- a CDS encoding fused MFS/spermidine synthase: MRFWTIIALILVLSALGLTYEIAAGRVLAPYFGTSLLTWTAVIAVVLAGFSVGSAWGGFIAERERATAASNVRTALVATAVLMALSPTLLAVIHGSGARGTGGMLVTVVLTFFPASVAVTLPSPFLAKLAVEARPGREGSSLGIVLSAGSVGAIFGAILAGFVTLPLIGSTATFAGCGTVALICLLFIRGSKAGDPPGGIIAGAVAFIAVTGIWGGSTCMYESGLSCIHVTEERGEVRMYSDRTLQAAEPLDGNGDLALSYTRWLWARMDADLGPAPSVLFIGGGGYTLPTKLLQSRPAAQAVAVEIDPLITRVVQRNLPNAAAMIERAGYKLTRAGPDVDARLGIVHADGRVYLNETDRRFDAAVLDAFSSGSVPAHLVTIETVERLREITDGPVYVNLIDRPDGPLARGVYAILGATYPFVVVEQGPVGATGRANILLAASHTPLETLDTGLDGYAPTAISPARAFTDDRGWVGHR; encoded by the coding sequence ATGCGTTTCTGGACCATCATCGCCCTGATTCTCGTGTTGTCCGCTCTCGGCCTGACCTACGAGATCGCGGCGGGCCGGGTGCTGGCCCCCTATTTCGGCACCTCTTTACTGACTTGGACCGCCGTCATCGCCGTCGTGCTGGCGGGGTTCTCGGTCGGCAGCGCATGGGGTGGCTTCATCGCAGAGCGCGAGCGCGCGACCGCCGCGTCGAACGTGCGTACCGCACTCGTCGCCACCGCCGTTTTGATGGCCCTGTCGCCCACCTTGCTTGCGGTAATCCATGGCTCTGGCGCGCGGGGCACAGGCGGAATGCTTGTCACCGTGGTGCTGACCTTCTTCCCGGCGTCCGTCGCCGTCACACTGCCCTCCCCGTTCCTCGCCAAATTGGCGGTCGAGGCACGGCCGGGGCGTGAGGGATCCTCGCTTGGGATCGTGCTATCGGCAGGCTCGGTCGGCGCGATCTTCGGGGCGATCCTTGCGGGGTTCGTGACTCTGCCCCTGATCGGATCGACCGCTACCTTCGCCGGGTGTGGGACGGTGGCGTTGATATGCCTGCTTTTCATTCGGGGCAGCAAGGCAGGCGACCCGCCAGGCGGCATCATCGCGGGTGCAGTCGCCTTCATCGCCGTGACCGGTATTTGGGGCGGATCGACCTGTATGTACGAATCCGGACTGTCTTGCATCCATGTGACCGAAGAGCGGGGAGAAGTTCGGATGTATTCGGACCGGACCCTGCAGGCCGCCGAACCGCTGGATGGCAACGGTGATCTGGCCTTAAGCTACACGCGCTGGCTTTGGGCACGGATGGACGCCGATCTCGGCCCCGCGCCATCGGTCCTGTTCATCGGCGGAGGCGGCTACACGCTGCCCACCAAGCTGTTGCAGTCGCGCCCCGCCGCGCAAGCTGTAGCGGTCGAGATCGATCCGTTGATCACGCGTGTGGTGCAACGCAATTTGCCCAACGCCGCCGCAATGATCGAGCGCGCAGGATACAAATTAACCCGTGCCGGCCCGGATGTAGACGCACGCTTGGGCATCGTGCACGCGGACGGTCGGGTCTATCTGAACGAGACTGATCGCCGGTTCGATGCAGCGGTACTGGATGCGTTCTCTTCGGGTTCCGTGCCAGCGCATCTGGTCACCATCGAAACGGTCGAACGCCTGCGCGAGATCACTGACGGCCCGGTTTACGTGAACCTGATCGACCGACCAGACGGCCCTCTGGCGCGCGGCGTCTACGCCATTCTTGGCGCGACCTACCCTTTCGTGGTGGTAGAACAGGGCCCTGTGGGCGCAACGGGACGGGCGAACATCCTGCTTGCCGCATCGCACACCCCGTTGGAAACATTGGATACTGGCCTAGACGGCTACGCGCCCACGGCCATATCCCCCGCGCGCGCGTTCACCGATGACCGCGGCTGGGTCGGTCACCGCTAG
- a CDS encoding anti-sigma factor domain-containing protein gives MSDGTDMTNGTDRENDDVLAAEYVLHLLSPAERQAVEDRLEVDGGFRARVASWSEDLVPLAEDIEPVAPPSGLRGKLASRIEPEPTMARTAGRSTSRRNWFRGFLSGGLALAAVVALLAVFLPQIDMQGVTGEQYAADVAAEDRSLLVSVRYDATDNVLLIRKDAGTVPEGRDLEVWLLTEDQPPHSVGVLPDGQDVRIDVSPFWGQRIPSGSFAVSNEPAGGSPTGLPTGEVIAVAPVSDA, from the coding sequence ATGAGCGACGGCACCGACATGACAAACGGAACGGACCGCGAGAACGACGATGTTCTTGCCGCCGAGTACGTATTGCACCTGCTATCCCCGGCAGAGCGTCAGGCGGTCGAGGACCGGCTTGAGGTTGACGGCGGCTTCCGGGCGCGGGTGGCCTCCTGGTCGGAAGACCTTGTGCCACTGGCCGAGGACATAGAGCCTGTGGCGCCGCCCTCCGGCCTGCGCGGCAAGCTGGCGTCGCGGATCGAACCAGAGCCGACGATGGCCCGCACCGCCGGTCGCTCGACGTCGCGGCGCAATTGGTTCCGAGGCTTCCTGTCAGGCGGATTGGCCCTGGCTGCGGTTGTTGCTTTGCTGGCGGTCTTCCTGCCGCAGATCGACATGCAGGGCGTGACTGGCGAGCAATATGCCGCCGATGTCGCCGCTGAAGATCGGTCTTTGCTCGTCAGCGTGCGGTACGATGCGACCGACAATGTACTGCTGATCCGCAAGGACGCGGGCACGGTGCCCGAAGGCCGTGATCTGGAGGTTTGGCTGCTGACAGAGGACCAGCCACCCCATTCCGTGGGCGTGCTGCCCGATGGTCAGGATGTTCGGATCGACGTGTCGCCTTTCTGGGGCCAGCGCATCCCGTCCGGTTCGTTCGCCGTCAGCAACGAGCCTGCGGGTGGATCGCCGACCGGCCTTCCGACTGGTGAAGTGATCGCGGTGGCCCCGGTCTCTGACGCCTGA
- the msrB gene encoding peptide-methionine (R)-S-oxide reductase MsrB, which translates to MHRRTFITALGAAATAPAALLAADGPYEVSMSEAEWREMLTDLEYKVMRQMGTERAFSSRLNDIERPGQYHCKGCDQALYPSRTKFESGTGWPSFWAPFAEAVQTKPDRSLFTTRTEVHCDRCGSHLGHIFDDGPEPTGKRHCLNGVSLVFYPQGGGNPISG; encoded by the coding sequence ATGCACCGTCGCACGTTCATCACCGCCCTTGGCGCCGCCGCCACCGCACCTGCTGCCTTGCTGGCTGCCGATGGCCCATACGAAGTCTCCATGTCCGAAGCCGAATGGCGCGAGATGCTGACGGATCTTGAATACAAGGTCATGCGTCAGATGGGCACCGAACGGGCGTTCTCGTCCCGTTTGAACGACATCGAGCGGCCGGGTCAGTATCATTGCAAGGGCTGCGATCAGGCGTTGTACCCATCGCGCACCAAGTTTGAATCCGGCACCGGCTGGCCGTCTTTCTGGGCACCGTTTGCCGAGGCCGTTCAAACCAAGCCGGACCGCAGCCTGTTCACGACCCGGACAGAGGTGCATTGTGATCGCTGCGGTTCGCACCTTGGCCACATCTTCGATGATGGCCCCGAGCCGACTGGCAAGCGCCATTGCCTTAACGGCGTGTCGCTGGTGTTCTACCCGCAGGGTGGTGGGAACCCGATCAGCGGCTAG